gagtcataaacattttaacattAATACTAGTCCAATCCATTTGGCTAATCTAGGtcagaaattactaacataagCATCGGTAGTCCTACGTGACACAATTAGCACTAACGTGAatacattttataaaaaaaaaaaattcagatttttcttcttcttttcttttctctttaccACTTGGTCGGCAAGGTTGCTGGCCAACCATCGCTAACTAGAGGCTAATTTGGGCAAGGGCCCCCACACCCTCATTGGACACTCACAAGGACATCGGCCCCCAcgcaaatctaggcaagggccgcaACTGTTGCCTATTGGCTGACAAGGGCCTTTGCGCCCTCGCCCAAACCGAGTGAGGGCATCATGACCTTCATCGACCACAAGCGAGGGCCTCTGCGCCTTTGTTGGCAACTAGCGAGGGCACAAAGGCCCTTGCTCATGACGGGTTAGGGTCACAACATCTCAAGCGAGGCCATCGTGGCCCTTGCCTAAATTTGGGCAAGAGCATTGCGGCCCTCACCCGCCACAAGTGAGGGCTGCTACGCCCTCACCTATGGCCCATGAGGGCACAAAGGCCGACCTCGGCCAAGAGGTAAGAGTTTTGACCCTCACTTAGATTTGGACAAGGGCCAATGCACTCGCCTATGGCTTACGAGGCGCAGGGACCCTCGCTAGTGGCTGGTGAGGGCTCGTGCAAACTAGCCTCTAGCTAGCAATGGTCGCAATCGACTATCATCAACCAAGgggtaaagaaaaaagaaaagaagaaaaaaaaaggagaaatataaaaaaaatctaatttttttttttaaattataaaatttgtccatgttaGCACTAGTAATGCCATGTAGGACTGTTGGTGCctatgtcaacaatttccgaCCTAAATTTTCCGAATAGATTGAACTTGTAccaatataaaaaggtttatgacttagggtgtgtttgttttgcgaaaaacgATTTTcgagaaaacgttttcctgcTTTTCCAGTGTTtggttcatttaggaaaatgagtcaatggaaaatgttttcctagtcaacagaaaatattttccttccaaagcttaaattcgggaaaacaatttctcttttgaaaaaatcggaaaatgtttttcaaaatgttttaaggtccttacttaatgaaaaattcattattaaaaagaatttctaattaaaaattttgaatttgttattattatatcttttcttttctttcttctttctttttttttttttttttccttttttcttgttttcttttttctttctttgcctgtGAACGTAAACCCTAACTCCTcatcccctctctccttctcctttgcccCCTCCCTTTCGTCACCACCGCCTACTCTAACCCTAGCCCCTCCTGCGCTCCGGTTGGCTTcactccctcctcttcctctccgtCGGTGtcttctacaccttcaatcatttttcaaatgtaatccaaacaccaaaaaatattttcaatcacgtatcaccaaacaaaggaaaactaaccGTTTTCCTGTAAAATGATttccaagaaaacattttccaaaaacattacttttttcgtaaaacaaacacacccttaattgatccaattaaaggatttaagactgaattgatattaatataataggtttatgatttttttgatacttttttccaaaaacttAACGATAGCAACAATAAAAGTAAAGTGCAGATAGGTAAAACATGTTACTTAATAAAAGCGTGGGGACTATTATTGTGAAAAGATGCTAAACTTAAGGACGGTAATTTGTTACTTTTCAATGTTCAGAGGCTATTGTGCAACAATTCGAAAGTTCGGAGGTTTATCCCAAAAACTTATGATGGGCATTTAGGCGAAACGTAGGTCCGGGCCCACCCAAAGGTCCCCTTATTTTAATGGTGATTTATGTGAGTTACTTAATAATCGACATCTGTTCTATTACTagttttatttcaaaagaaaatcttgaaataTCATCTAAAATTTTACATattgatatttgaaaattttgaaaggtTTGTAGTATTTTACAATTCAGATTATATAAAAGTCAAAATTCTGTAACATTCACTAAAAAATCAAGTTAAAAGTAGAATTCACGATTCACTCCCACCGGACTTACTGTGACGCATATTCTTGCACGCTTTTACATCATGCTTGGTGGGTGCAGACTCCAGGGATATCTTTATCTTTGAgcccttttcttccttttttgattCATATTTTTGAGGGGTGACGGTGGGTTAGGCCTAATGGGATATTCAACCTTTCTCATGTTATAATAGGATTTATGTTGCGTTTCGTTCAGCTTTTTTAAAGGGTTTTTGGGCCTTTAAAACTCCTCAAAAAAACCTAAAAGATTTGTAATTAAGTGTTTAGGGTTACCGGATTGCACCATTTACAAACGAAGTACAATCTGGAATGAGTTTAGAATTCATCTAAATTTGACACTTGAGTTAAGAAGAGTTACtttactaaaatattatctcctttaaaaaaatgtaagatCACTAATGTAATTTCATACACTCGAAAGTAGATTCACCTGTACTTATTTACATTCTTTTACAAAATCCACGATTGTCTCCCTCTTCACGATCGGTAAAATTGAGGAAGCTGGCTTTTAGGACAGACTTGCTGTCGAAGAGGGCTCATTGTCCAATATTAACTCCTGAGGTGCAATTGCAGTTGAACTTTCACATCTGAGCTCACGTTTTCTGTCTCATTAGCTTAAAGTAGAGGCATTTGCGCATTTGGTAATCATGTGTCTGCATCATGTGAAATCTGCAGCAGTCTGAAACGAAAAGGAGTCGTATCCCGAAAGCGAGCGTGAACCATACTACCAAGAATGCATCAACTCGTGCATCATTGCTCGATTTTCTGGTATCTGTTAGGATCTGCTAATCTAAGCAGTCATCGGACTAAGTGAGTATTGGTTACTGGTTAGAGCGTGGCCTTTGGGACTGCAGACAACCGTGCTTTCACTGTCTATCGTCAGCTTGCCTAAGCCCAAATTTCGATCTGTCTATGTTCATCGTCAGAATATGACCATGTTATTAGCTTAGTACTTTACTTTGTGGGTGCACAAAGCGCCATACGAGTCTTCTCGGTCAAGCATTCGACCTCGGTCACGTTACTCACTTCCGAGGCCTGGTTAGCTGACGATACTGCTTGGTTCTCTAGAGTCCGCGCCTGACGAGAGGACCATTTCGCATCATTCTTCATGGAGTTACTCAATCATGTCTTGCTTTGATTTCTGAGGCAAAAGTAGTCCTAGTTCCTCTTAGATTCTGTCTCGCCGGGAATTGACCTAAGCAGCGAGATAGATTTTCACCAAAGTCTGATCTTTGGTTTTAATTGAATTGGAAAGGAAGTAAATTGCGCaacaaggatcaagaaaaactaaatctaaaggaaaaggaaatacaAGTATAGGAAACTGATAAATTGAAACTGGTAAGATACATAAGTTGGGTGCTGATGAGCCTCCACAATTTAACACGGCTTTATATAGTCTACTACAAAGTGTAATTGCCGGTAAATTATTAATAGTCAAATTGATGTGGTTGCAACCGCATCTCCACAACTTTAGGCTCCATGATGGCACATCGACCTTATCTACAAGCGGTTACAACTTTTCAGTTGCCAACTATTTAACCgcaatcaatatatatatttatcttcCATTAGCATTttcacttcatcttctttctttagttCCCCTACATTCTGACGCATACACAAATTTGCTTTACTAAGCCATAATCGTTGACCAATGGCCATCATATAGCGACGATAGTCAAATTATACTTAATACCAAGCGCTATATTCATGCAAATCAGCATCATGTCGATTAAAAAgactttggtcatttttttggTGTCAACTTCGACATTGGAATGGTTCTTAAATGTCTTAACTGAACCCTTTGAACCCACAACAAGAGAAACCCTTATACACACATCCTGTATCATATGAAGAACAGAGCAACAATCATAGTAAAGATGGTGTTTACAGTAACAGCTTTATTCTTCATAAGTTTTCCTTGTCACAGCACACGCCCCTCGCTCCTCAAAGTTACAAGAGCGAATTAGAGTGCCTCACACAAGCTAAGGGCATTCCTATCATGCTTTACAAGATTACTTGCAAAAAATCCCCACACATGAAACCTGAAGGTCAACATACAAAGTAGCTAGCTATTCACATTTGCAAGGATCTAGCTCTTTGCATCACGAGCAATGCGGTGCAAAGCAAGCTCTCTGATCAAAGCATTCATACCCGAGTACGAGGACCCTCCGTCCTCGATAGCCCTCCTCGCCTTGTCGGCGAGTAACTTGGCTCTGTCTCTCATCGCCTCTGCTTCATCCCCCACCATGACTTGCCTCAAAGCCTTCTCTATCCTGTCCTTGCTCACTATCTCTTTGTCCGCAACTATGCCCACCCACTGTTGAGCCCCAACTCCTACACCAACTCTCAGCACTTGGGTCACCAGCTTCTCGTTATAGAACTGCTCTGCGAAGACCGGCCACGTCACCATCGGCACCCCGGCGCATATCCCTTCGAGGGTCGAGTTCCATCCGCAGTGCGTCACGAATGCCCCGATCGCcttgtgatcgaggatcaacACCTGAGGTGCCCAGTCCCGAATTATCAGTCCCTTGTTTTCCGATTTCATCCTCTCCTCGAATCCTCTCGGGAGCCACTCCTCGTCACCACCGGCCTCGTCCTTGTCCCCGCCACCCTTGTCAGCTTTTCGGACGACCCAGATGAACTGCTGCCCTGAGGCCTCAAGCGCCAGCGCGATCTCCCTGAGCTGATTGGGAGAGAATTTAGCCACGCTCCCGAAACATATATAGATAACTGAATTAGGATCTTTCGAGTCGAGCCATTTTAAGCACTCATGTTCGTCGATTGTGGCCTTCTTTCCTCTCGTAGCCTTGTCTTCAATGTCCCTATTGCACAATGAGACTGGACCAATGTGCCAGGCTCTCCTTCCTAGCACATTCCTGTAGTAATCAGCATAGTCAGGCTCTAGCTCGTAGAAGCTGTTGACTATGACCCCGAAGCTTCGAACCTCGGATTCCTTGGCTTCACGGTTGAACCTTGTGAAATCGTTTTCGACACCGGAGCGGAGATGCTCTGGAAGCTGCTTTCTGGTCAATTTGATCTCGTGAGGGAAGTTGGGGATCGCAAAAGGGTCTGAATCAGATGGCACATTCTTGTGTGGCTCATGAAGCCTGACACACTCCGTCGCGCATAGCGCGAAGAAGCTCGTTCCGTGGAACACCATCCTAGGGACTCCTAACCTCTGGGCCACATCAGTTGCCCATGGAAAGAACATGTCAGCCACCAGACAATCAGGAGGGTCCTCACTTAGAAGCTCCTCCAGTGGCTGCTTCAGCATTTCTGTGGCCTTAATGAATTTGAGGAACATTTCTTGGGACGCGACCAAATCTAGATTTTCACATCCCGGAGACAACCCGGCCTCTACAGATGGGAAATTGACCGTCTGGACATCAATCTTGGCACCGAGCTTCTGGGTCCTCTGGATGGTTTGAGCAAAAATCGGTGCATTCAGTGGGGTGGTGATGATGGTTGCTTTGAGGCCTCTAGATGCAAAGAGTTTGGCCATGTCTATGGTTGGCAAGATGTGGCCATAAGCCatgaagggaaagaagaagatgcgAAGCTGACGTACATTATCGCTTCCCATGACTCTGCAATAGGGACAAGAGTTCCCTAAAATTCAAGCAGAAGAGAGGTCAAAGAGCCAATCTCGTCACTTCAGCTCGTTTTGCGCTTACTCATAGGTTgcttccatatatatatattggtgtCTGCCtctccgagagagagagagagagagagagttcaggaaaagagaagaaactttCAGATTCTTCCTCCATAGATCACGCTTGTGGTCGTAGTTGCTAGAAGATGAACACGTTGTATGCTTGTCAGGAACAGCCAAATGTCAGCCAAATCCTGTCACCGCCAAGagcttattttatattttgggaTGATTCTAGACTATGGATAACGAAAGCGATGTTCTGATTGCAAAGTGAATTCATGCACGGTTCTACATCCAGAAATTGGTAGCAAACATCGGAAATTTGTCCAAATTAGGGAGAAGGAAGCACATCTAAACAAGATAGAAGAAGGATGAGATGATAGAGTGATGAGTTCTAGTTCGGCTCAACTTAAATAATTCATGCTTGAAACTTGGGTTAAGATCGATCGAATTCAAATTTCCTGTCGAAGCTCCACTCTATAAGAAATTCGACGTACTTTGAACTTGACTGTACTCAAGCTAAAATGCAGGGTATTCCATGAGGATGTTCAACGCTTGGGTGTCAAAGATGCGCCTCCCCTTTGCAACATATTTACATGGACAAAGGCCCATAAAAAGGTTTAAGTTAACGCCTCCCTGTATATGACCAGGAGGATACATCGTCCAAAGGCATTTTGAAATTCGGTAttattaatcaaagaaaaattacacaaatagtcctaaacatttaGCTCAacgtgtaatcaagtcctaaacgTTTGAATTTGTACAATCAAGTATAAAACGTTCTTTATCGATCAAATATATTGGATAATCTCTCACATAAGTTCGTTGATGTAATATGCCGAAATGTAAAGTGGCTATCATTTATCAATATGAGCATATTTGACCATGACGCTGCACGATCATCATGTTAGATAAGACAATTCGTATAACATATGGGCCTAGCCGCCTAGCCCAACCCATGTTCTTAAAGCTCAGCctaatttctttcttccttcaacATATTTGTGCATTGgaagctaaagaaagaaaagaagcagcAGCAAGCGGCgatcaaaacaagaaaaaagggggagagcTCGTTCGTGGAGAAAGAAGAGGGGAAAAAGggcaaagaaaagagagatagagggaaagaatgaaagaaagacgaagaagaaggagaaggaagaaaggaaaggggttTTGCATGTACATATAACGGGGACCTCACCAAGTCAATTCAACTTCAATTCACAACGCCCAATAAGTACTTGTGCCCTTTGTTCATCCAAAGAgataaattttcagaattagAGTGTAGATTTCAAGTTTTGTAAAAATCGAGCTGTAAAGTCTaatttttgagttgttgagctatggaattttatgaaaatggtAGATTATGGTGTTGTAGAACTGTGAGTTTTCATGAGAGTCTATTTAAAGCAACAGTTTAGTTAGAGCAAAATTTTGGGGTTTCGCGTGCACTTAGgtttgaataattatttttagtgaGTGATTTGTTAACATGTAAGAGTTGTTTTATTGGCAATTAAGTGTAGTCTAGTCAAGCCCTTAGTTAAAGTAgcattttacttgattttgagGTCGATTTTCGATTAATTGATAGATTACGAGATCGTTGCATGTTTAGTCACGTTATTTGGTTTGGAGTATGCCCTGGTGAATTGTGCTATCTCTTCTTTGAGTTTATAAACTCATATTTCAAAAGTGATATGGATTATCTATAGTATGAGTtatgaaatgaaatttttattgcataaacaTTTAGATCAAGCATTTACTACCTTTTAGTATCTATGAATAATTTGAGAATCGTTTTAGGAAATGTATTGTAAAAGGATACATATATGTATTGTGTTACAAACTAGTTTATGAAATGAATGCTGAAATGATGTAAGTATATTATGTCTAATGAACAAAGTTGggaaaaatgatatattttgagTTTGCGAAACttttttgttatatatattcttttctcgatttatttttactttcaatAGATCTGAAATAGATCGAAAGATGAGGTTCCTTGATTTACTTCAAGAGCACATATACTAAAAGATACTAACCCTTATTTTTACTGAATTATTTGATATATTGAAACATgcattttcatattaaaaatcaattttctcatCAAAGAAGTAACTAGTTTCTAATAGATTGCAATTATTGATAAATTACTCAAATAACTTCTccattatctcttcttctttttttttttggtcagtactTCTCCATGTGTAGTATGATGAATCCTCAGAACTTACAAGGATGATAGGAACTTTgcctacagaaaaaaaaaaaaaaaaatagagtccAAAGCATCTAAGAATGTTTAGAAACTTTTCATATTGGAAGCATGCATCCTTCAacactttaataatttttcatgtttattATTACCTTTCCAAGTTTCAGATTAACCCTAAATCTATCACCAAttagtaattttatatttatttgattcaCAGTACCTATAATTATATAAAACATAagtttttttatattgattaaAGCTTGGTGCTTGGTCTATTATAAAAAGCAATAGTTTCGATCATCTTGTGTTATCTCCATGTACTCcctgataaaattaaaataaaagctAGTGAGTTATTGATCAACCAAATATTATTCCAATGTTAATAGAAAAAGTTGTCATATATTTTCAGTAGTTTCATCTCAATAACAATGGTAGATGATACTAGCCAGCGGTCAAAAAGTAAGTTTGGTagcaaaaaaactaaaaaatcagaaaattcggAGATAAGtttgtaattttccaattacACATTTCCAGCAACATCATGTTAACAAAATTTACTAGAATTCAAATGTAGGTCTATAAACACACCAATTAAAAAGATTGGCTACTGTGACTTCATATTATTAactttttcaaatatttgcaaTAACTTTACCAGTAACGCCAGTAAATTTTGACAAACAACGAGAAAATTCAAACATAAATAATTAACTTATAATCAACTATATATAAGTAATTTCAAATGTAAGTTGGCAACTTACCAACACAAACATTTTCCCAAGTACTGGATATCTACTAAAACTTCTGacaaaatttactaaaatttaTCAACTCACGGATCACATCCACCAGACATCAACAGATGACATTAGACAGATCGAAACACAAGAGGACCAAATTGCTCGACGATGCCGCATTTTCATGATGTCATCGCTAATCCCCATTTCCGTGAAAAAGTCCCTTTCATGAGCTTTTGAACTCAACATTTGAAACTGCACTAAAACACACCCGACTGCTTTTTGCATCAAAAGGTAGGCCAAAAATTGCAATCAATGAGGCGAAGCTTGATCACAAGCTGCTATCGACACTCATAATCCAGATTCCTGGAGACCATAAACACCATTTATAATCCAGAATCCTCCGATCCGGGTGGAAAGATGTCTGGCTTCAAGTAGGGTCGTGTCAGTTTGGATCGTTCGGTCACATGGCTTCAGCTATCGAGTCCTTCGGAATGATTCATAAGAATGAATGTCTGCTTCGGTCAATGCTGGCTTCAAGGACTCCCTAACGATTTGGAAATGACGGTCATAAACGGCAATTGCGTGAATGTTTTCTCTTAAAGCGACTATTCCTGCTTCCCTGCACAGGCCCTCCAATTCAGCTCCTGTGAACCGTTCAGTATGTTCTGCTAAATCTCTGAGATCAACATCATCCCCTATTTTCATGTTTCGAGTATGCACGCGCAATATCTCATGGCGAGACACCAAATCTGGTGGGGGTACATAGAGCACCTATAAATttagagaggaaaaagaaaaggtaatcATGAACTTGACAAGGTagtcaaaaagaattaaattgtTCCATCACAGAGTACACACTCCTAAactaggggaaaaaaaattccttcaACGGAATAGACTAAattgcaaataaataaataaactactCTCCATTAATGATTTGGAATTGCCACCGTAGGGGGAAATGGTTAAAGAAACATAATTTCCCGAAAAGAATAAGAGCacaaacataattttttttttttccatattaaaattactAGATTGAGTTATAAACAATACTTCAAAGACACTTCAAAGTTGAAACAGAAATTAGTTCAACAAACATCTTATTAAGGCTAAAAAGTAAAACTAAAAGTGAATAAAGAATTAGAACCATAATTATATGGAGAATAAGTAAATTGCCAATATTAAGgaattatgtgaaaatattaGCAAGCTAAAGCCAATCTGGACTCACTGGCTTAAGAAAGGTGGATCAGAAGTTCCAGTAATAAGCACTTAACAGAGTACATAATCCAGAAACAACTCAGCAGACACGAGAAGAAGGTCGCAGAATTACAGCCTGGAGTCTAGATCAAGAAGCAGTAATGTTCCTTACCAAATCAAAACGTCCAGGGCGCATAAGTGCTGCATCGATTGCATAAGGGCGATTTGTAGCAGCTAAAACAATGATTCCCTGCCCATATGAGGTAGCATGAGATGGAAGCTAATCATGATTTACTATTTATCAAACACAATAATGCTCACATTTGCCAGTTCTAAACCGTCCATCTCAGTCAACAATGTGGATAGTAGCCTCTCTCCAACTACGGCATTGCTGCTTGATTTACCTCCACTGCAAGTGAACCAAAATAGAGAAGCCGCATTATACGTCCATCTTTAGTTGCAATTGCCAACTATATCGTCCAACAATAAGTCAGATATCATGGAGAAGAAAATTAAACCGAAAGTCGACAAACATTAAGAACTTTTCACACAGTGGAAGGTTCACCCGAGaaattaaatgaggaaagatATGAGGGTATCTTTCACGCAACACATTGAATTAGCACTCTTCACTCATTCCTCAAAGTTCATCACATCAACCAAAGCCACAATGTGTTCATTGTACATCAATACCAGTGATGAGTACACTGCTTTCTAAGAAAAGAAACTTCTTCAGCAATATATATAAAGACAATCATCCTGGTCTACGACTATAAGTGAACAGAACAAAATGAGAGCACCTTAGCTTGTACGGAATACCCCAAGAATGATGTTATGCAACCCTCAATAGACTCACCGCTTGCCTGCCACGACGTCAGCCTCATCAAAAAATATGATGCTTGGTGCCGCAAGACGAGCTCTCCTGAAGGTATTCCTCAATAAGGCTTCCCCCTCTCCAACATACATTGAATATAATTCTGCTCCACTGAAATACAAAGTTTGTGAATTCTCAAGCTAAAGGAATGTGATAATCACATCAGAAAATCAGAAGGAAAAGCAGAACATTTGCACTGGTTACATCATCTCAACTTTTGGCTTACATAATGGCAAACGAACAGGAGATATTTTGTAGGGTTGCAACTTCGATTTGTCAACAGCAAagaattttggttttttctaaCATCCAGTTTCTGGCGTAGTCATTGTGCTTAGCTAAAGTGAATCGTGTCATAAAGTTGGaatctatttcaaaattatataaatggGAAAGTACCCTTATTATCACACTATTACAACTTCCTTCTTTCAATGGCTGAAGAAATTAATTCCATCAGCAACTTCATAGATGATCAGGCCCTCATACCATTATCTTTACTACAAATTAGCAACAGCATATCGCCAAATTTAAGCTCCACTGCAGAATCAATTGATAAAGGATGGACTATCCTTTTATGATAATTGAGTTAGAAGATTTACCAAGATGAGTAAGTTAAGAAAGATGCTATATCTCCAGCACAAGTTCTAATATTTTGGTATCCAACTTAGATTGAAGATCTAACGATTATGATTTGTAGTGTGATTGAATCTTGCATAAGCACCAACTCAATTAGTAGcaatttttttaagagaatGCAAGAAATTGATCCACCCACAGATTATTACTTTTCAGTCATCATTCatgtaaaaataaaagtcaataACAGTTTGTTGACATGAACAAACTATATTGTGTGATGGTAGGTTTACTCATACTCGATCCAATAGCTGATCAATTCTCCAAGCCCATTCCACAGAGTTTCATATTCCACCTTTCTTGTCCATCCTGGCATAAAGTAAAGTTACTCCTCCAGACTTGTGAAACAACAAGCCATTGGATCTAGTGGA
This Eucalyptus grandis isolate ANBG69807.140 chromosome 7, ASM1654582v1, whole genome shotgun sequence DNA region includes the following protein-coding sequences:
- the LOC104453892 gene encoding scopoletin glucosyltransferase, with protein sequence MGSDNVRQLRIFFFPFMAYGHILPTIDMAKLFASRGLKATIITTPLNAPIFAQTIQRTQKLGAKIDVQTVNFPSVEAGLSPGCENLDLVASQEMFLKFIKATEMLKQPLEELLSEDPPDCLVADMFFPWATDVAQRLGVPRMVFHGTSFFALCATECVRLHEPHKNVPSDSDPFAIPNFPHEIKLTRKQLPEHLRSGVENDFTRFNREAKESEVRSFGVIVNSFYELEPDYADYYRNVLGRRAWHIGPVSLCNRDIEDKATRGKKATIDEHECLKWLDSKDPNSVIYICFGSVAKFSPNQLREIALALEASGQQFIWVVRKADKGGGDKDEAGGDEEWLPRGFEERMKSENKGLIIRDWAPQVLILDHKAIGAFVTHCGWNSTLEGICAGVPMVTWPVFAEQFYNEKLVTQVLRVGVGVGAQQWVGIVADKEIVSKDRIEKALRQVMVGDEAEAMRDRAKLLADKARRAIEDGGSSYSGMNALIRELALHRIARDAKS